The Littorina saxatilis isolate snail1 linkage group LG1, US_GU_Lsax_2.0, whole genome shotgun sequence nucleotide sequence aaagcgcaaaagggttgtggagggaacacacacaatacagttgagccacacacaaacacacacacacacacacacagagggatgggaggggggggggcggagagtgcacggccttatgcaaagcagaacagtttctatcggttgtcctgactgtgtcagtgtatgtaagtacatgtacttttccacttgttattcacaacccttttcttctaacaaggatatgtatcaaaacatttaaacataaaaaaacaaataaatacaaaaatgatatgaaaaaacccctacttttatcaagtaacagacgcgtggccggatgtatgaaagtcaatccacaatattttcatacatccggttaaccggatttagtaaagaccggatgtatgaaagacaaaaagtgggtcccgacgactttcttacatccggtctcgactgtatccatttttgaagctcaatttgaagcatagaacacagacaaacatagattaaaagtgttaaagtaattacagtgttcagaaatagtatTAGATACCAAGTtaagttatccctcttcaccaattttaaagaaatacacctcttgtcgcgcaaaatcttgaactgtgaggtttttactacccccaccccctacccatttttcagaaaagagagcatattatcttccaaatagaaaagcaaggtagtcagatgatcaaaaacttaagaagagaaagagggaagcaaaatagaacatccaacatagtgatttaactggcgAATTCAGAGAAAACAAATTTTTAACCCATTTTTAAGCTTAATTTGAagcttggaacacagacaaacataaattaaaagtgttaaagtggttacagtgttcagaaatagtgttagatccCAAGTtaagttatccctcttcatcacagttaaaagaaacacacctcttgtcacgcaaaatcttgaactgtgatgcttttactacccccacccccctacccATTTTGGCAGAAAAGAATGCATATTTTCTTTCAATTAAAAAAGTAAGGTTTTCTGCCAAAATGggcaggggggtgggggtagtaaaagcatcacagttcaagattttgcgcgacaaggtGTTTTTTTGTAACTGTGaggaagagggataactcaaatTGGTATCTAACACAATATCTGAAAACTGTAACCACTCTTACACTTTtaatttctgtttgtctgtcttccaagcttaaaattaagcttcaaaaatgggtaaaaaaacaCACCGTTATCtctgaattcaccagtaaaatcactatgtttgatgttctattttgcttccctatttctcttttttcgtttctgatcatctgactaccttacTTTTcgaattggaagagaatatgcaATCTTTTCTgcaaaatgggtagggggttggggtagtaaaagcatcacagtttaAGATTTTGcgtgacaagaggtgtgtttcttttaactgtgatgaagagggataacttaACTTGggatctaacactatttctgaacactgtaaccactttaacacttttaatttatgtttgtctgtgttccaagcttcaaattaagcttcaaaaaatGGGTAACAAAATTTGTTTtctctgaattcaccagttaaatcactatgttggatgttctattttgcttccctctttctcgtctttaagttttttttatcatctgactaccttgcttttctatttggaagataatatgctctcttttctgaaaaatgggtagggggtgggggtagtaaaagcatcacagttcaagattttgcgcaaaaagaggtgtgtttcttttaaaattggtgaagagggataactcaacttggtatctaacactatttctgaacactgtaatcactttaacacttttaatctatgtttgtctgtgttccatgctccaaattgagcttcaaaaatggatacaaaaggtGGTTTTTTCGAATTCACcagtaaaatcactatgtttgatgttctattttgcttccttatttctcttcttcagtttttgatcatctgactaccttgcttttctatttggaagataatatgctttcttttctgaaaaatgggtagggggtgggggtagtaaaagcatcacagttcaagattttgcgcaacaagaggtgtatttcttctAAAAttggtgaagagggataactcaacttggtatctaacactatttctgaacactgtaatcactttgaCACTTTTAatctatgtttgtctgtgttccatgcttcgaattgagcttcaaaaatggatacacaaggtgggttttttttcgaaTTCACcagtaaaatcactatgtttgatgttctattttgcttccctatttctcttcttcagtttgtgatcatccgattgttattttgtttacattttcacaatacaatattacAATTTCTACAGTAGTGTTTGCCTGAAAAAATCTgatacctatgctcaaacttcagtcattatcttaaaattttgcgcgacaagcacttttaattttgtttttttttctgataaagcaaacattgaactaacagaaaaagtaacttttaaaactacctaatcactttgaaattgggccTCCATAGTATACTCCAGCCTTAAAACAGATAACTCAGGAGTCGACCAAGTATACCAGTCTATTAGCCACCATAAGGTATGCAAGTGCATGCACATTGCAGTACGTAAAATCTCTTATTTTCACTATTTTTGTAACCTGAAATATGAACGGAAGTCCAAAGACCAGTGCTTACCTAGAGGGATCATCTCGGTTTCTGGTAAATGAAGTGCGTTCCTCCACAACATCAGTTTGCTGGGAAATGTTGACGAAGTCGGCTTGCCTGATTTTGACATTGTGATAGTGGACATGAACTGCAGATTGTTGAGGCATACATTTTTTCTCATGCCTTGCACGTTTCTTTCCACACGGAAGTCCGTCATTGCTGTGCACTGCCTTAGCTAGACTTTGCAATGGATGTGAATCCCCGTGTTGATGAAAATACTGCTGAGAGTGCGCTCCGTGGCCTGGCTGCCTGTGATACTCTGATAATGGGTGTCGAAGACCCAGTTGTTGAGACTGCGGAAGGTCAGGGTACATAGGTTGGTAGTGTTGACTAGGCGGGGTACTTGCCACAGGTCTCGCAGTCTCAGGATGTACTGAAGTATGCTGCTGATAAGCCTGCTGGAAGGTTTCTCTCGGTACGGCTTCTGTGTGCCTAGATATCCCTTCTTCCCTTGTTCTGGCCAAATGTGACTGACCCACATGTCGATGTCTTGTTTTTTTAGGATTAATTGGCTGACGGGAACAAGACTGAGCATTAGCATTATCGCCTTTGCCTTCCTTTGGACAAAGATCTGCTGTCATTTGAACTGCTGTATGAACCCCTTCTTTTTTGCTTTCCACGCATATTTGAGAAGacgaaagttgtggtgacggGTCTATTGTTGCAACGTCATCTTTCGTTTTACTGACGTCTCCTGGGTTCTGCAGAGATTTTTCATCAACCAGGAGTGTAGCAGAGGCGAGTGGCTCTGAAGAGCGGTCTGTTGATGACAGAGATTGAGACGTTGAATTAGTGCTATCTACGTCATCTTTAGTTTTACTGACTGTTTCAAGGTTTTGCAGAGATGTTTCATCAAGCAGGTTTGTAGCAGAGGCGGGTGGCTGTGAAGATCGGTCTATTGTTTCAGTTAATGACTGGTATTGAGACGTTGCACATGTATCATGGGATTCAGTCATTGTAACTATTCTGTCTTCCTTTTGATCCTCCTTGAACCTCACGTCTGGAGATTCTTGGGTGATAACTCCTGTGATTGGAGCTCTCCTCTCCTCAACGCAAAAAGAAGCAGATTCTTGTGTTGGAGGGTCTGCTGTTCCAGGCAGTTGGAGGGATTGGATTATTCCACCCGTGCAATCTTCGTCCTCTTCTCTTGGATTGAGGTTTGTTGAAAAATCTGAAATACCTTCAGCAGCACTGGATTCTTTCCCTTCTAAACCAATGGCAGAGCTAGTTTCTTGTACACAGGGGTCTGTTGAATCCCTGGGTGCTGGTGGCTGAATTGTTTTTCTTGTGTCGTCTCCTCCATTTACCTCTTGACTAAAGTACGTTGAACTATGTGCACTCGAGTCTTTCCCTTCCCCTTGGGTAGCAGAGTCAGATGGTTGTTGTGGACCTGTTAAATGTCGTTGAAAAGCCTCGGTAGTAAAATAAATTGTATTCCCTCTATCAGTAGTGGCAACATGTGTTTGCTTTGGCTGATCTGAGTTTTCTGTTTGTATGAGGGTACCCGACGTTGCCTTCGAGCCATCTACGTCATCTTTGTTTTTACTGACGCGTTCAGATATCTGCTGAGCTGTTCCGTCAAGTACGCATGTAGCAGATACAGGAGGTTGTAACGAGCAGTCTGTTGTTTCTATTGATGATTCGGATTGAGACTTGGCATTGGTGTCATCTACCTCACCTATAGTTTTACTGACGTCTGAATTTTCACCAAGCAGGAGTGTAGGAGACGCATGTGGCTCTGAAGAGCggtctgttgtttttgttggtggCTGGGATAGAGACGTTGCACAAGCATCATCGCCCGCATCTTTCTCGGGACTGACACCAGCCGTTTTTTGCTGAACCGTTGCGGAGCCACCCGGGTTTTTCTTTATATCACAAGAATCAGATGGATGTGGTGGGTGGTCTTTAATCTCTGTTGGTGGTGTAGACCAAGACATTGCAGCGCTGTTGTCTATTTCTCCTTCAATGAGATTGGGATCTGCTGGAGCTGGATGAAGTATTTGATCGTCATCCACGTCTTTGTTTTTCCCACAAGTTTGAGCAGAAGGAAGTTGTGCTGGCGGGTCTATTTTTACGACTGGTACAGAGGATTCAGACTTTGCACTGGCGCAGCCTACTTCACCTTTCACCGGACTCGCTCCCGATGAAATGTGTTTTGTGTGGACACCATCTGTCCCTTTCGGTTCCACATTACTAGCAGAATCATCTATGCCTGATGAAACTACTGGGAGGAATTCAAACATTGCAACTGTTCTGTGTGCATTGTCTTCCTTTTCATCTTGATTGAGCTTCACGCCTGCAGAGTCTTGAAGAATAACTCCTATTACATTGGGTTTGCTCTCCTCaacacaagaagaaacagattCTTGTGGTGGAGGGTCTGCTGTTCCAGGTGGTTGGAGGGATTGAATTATTCCAGCGGTTCCATCTTCTTCGCCTTCTTTTGGATTAAGGCGTGATGAACAATGTGGAATAATTTCAGCAGCACTGGATTCTTTCTTTTCCACACAGAGTGCAGATCTGTTTGTTTGCAATGACAAGTCTGTTGATTCTCTGGGTGgtgcttgttgatttgtttcaGTTGTGCCTTCTTCGTTTTTTACCTTTTGGATGAGTTTTTTTGCAGGTAGTGAAACAATTCCGTCAGCACTCGAGTCTTTCAATTCTCTTTCAGAGTCAGATTGTTGTGGTGGACCTGTTGCATTTCGCTGAAGAGCATCGATAGTATCATAATCCTTATTGTCTCTATTGATAGTAACAACATGTGTTTGTCTTGGCTGGTCTGATTTATCTGGTTGTTTAACGGCACCCGCAGTTGCCTTGGTGCCATTTTCGTCATCTTTCGTTTTACTGACGTCTTCATGGTTCTGCATAGCTGTTTCATCAATGAGGTTTGTAGCAGACGCAGGTGGCTCTGAACAGCGGTCTGTTGTTTCTGTTGGTGTCTGGGATTGCGACTTGGCATTAGTGTCATCTACGACATCTTTCATTTTACTGACATCTTCAGGGCTCTGCATAGCTGTTTCATCAATGAGGTTTGTAGCAGACGCAGGTGGCTCTGAACAGCGGTCTGTTGTTTCTGTTGGTGTCTGGGATTGCGACTTGGCATTAGTGTCATCTACGACATCTTTCATTTTACTGACATCTTCAGGGCTCTGCATAGCTGTTTCATCAATGAGGTTTGTAGCAGACGCAGGTGGCTCTGAAGAACggtttgttgtttctgttggtGTCTGGGATGGAGACGTTGCACATGTATCATTGCCCGCATCTTCCTCAGTACTGACACCAGCCGTATTTTGCTGAACC carries:
- the LOC138982329 gene encoding serine-rich adhesin for platelets-like isoform X2, which encodes MEDSTYSLVEDAVPETERGSNVDTSLESQDTNTFISSSSASRFSEPGSQTERAGTHERTGQRHSAQTPALEGFSKSTSSPPSASSGHLQPVASGQEHADSLERDVLKGICNTPQRALSANHLHFQGKPDVCEEILDSDEEMCPEDMRVYYHDAVILYQELNKSDVEKFKQACKQVQLKGISEPVIALYDEILPDLAAMTLFDNLELALSNCEFVFLYITEEFCTDAWSIFSSYTSLNDAIHDPSRKWSVVPVFTAHKHSTTYRIPKALKSFRGFNFFSEDKCDFTSLTKMLESRLSQRLKKQELKNQKRRQWIMDEKEKRENLDAERRHKMKKQHVRVQKKDSENNCPFELENQPDKIHRAINPTVQQNTAGVSTEEDAGNDTCATSPSQTPTETTNRSSEPPASATNLIDETAMQSPEDVSKMKDVVDDTNAKSQSQTPTETTDRCSEPPASATNLIDETAMQSPEDVSKMKDVVDDTNAKSQSQTPTETTDRCSEPPASATNLIDETAMQNHEDVSKTKDDENGTKATAGAVKQPDKSDQPRQTHVVTINRDNKDYDTIDALQRNATGPPQQSDSERELKDSSADGIVSLPAKKLIQKVKNEEGTTETNQQAPPRESTDLSLQTNRSALCVEKKESSAAEIIPHCSSRLNPKEGEEDGTAGIIQSLQPPGTADPPPQESVSSCVEESKPNVIGVILQDSAGVKLNQDEKEDNAHRTVAMFEFLPVVSSGIDDSASNVEPKGTDGVHTKHISSGASPVKGEVGCASAKSESSVPVVKIDPPAQLPSAQTCGKNKDVDDDQILHPAPADPNLIEGEIDNSAAMSWSTPPTEIKDHPPHPSDSCDIKKNPGGSATVQQKTAGVSPEKDAGDDACATSLSQPPTKTTDRSSEPHASPTLLLGENSDVSKTIGEVDDTNAKSQSESSIETTDCSLQPPVSATCVLDGTAQQISERVSKNKDDVDGSKATSGTLIQTENSDQPKQTHVATTDRGNTIYFTTEAFQRHLTGPQQPSDSATQGEGKDSSAHSSTYFSQEVNGGDDTRKTIQPPAPRDSTDPCVQETSSAIGLEGKESSAAEGISDFSTNLNPREEDEDCTGGIIQSLQLPGTADPPTQESASFCVEERRAPITGVITQESPDVRFKEDQKEDRIVTMTESHDTCATSQYQSLTETIDRSSQPPASATNLLDETSLQNLETVSKTKDDVDSTNSTSQSLSSTDRSSEPLASATLLVDEKSLQNPGDVSKTKDDVATIDPSPQLSSSQICVESKKEGVHTAVQMTADLCPKEGKGDNANAQSCSRQPINPKKTRHRHVGQSHLARTREEGISRHTEAVPRETFQQAYQQHTSVHPETARPVASTPPSQHYQPMYPDLPQSQQLGLRHPLSEYHRQPGHGAHSQQYFHQHGDSHPLQSLAKAVHSNDGLPCGKKRARHEKKCMPQQSAVHVHYHNVKIRQADFVNISQQTDVVEERTSFTRNRDDPSRMDQDQELSEDSDTNCKLLHDGPASADIPTYDFNLPPDITTDDFTLPPGEFLLQPNSEQEAGSPDKDLRV
- the LOC138982329 gene encoding uncharacterized protein isoform X1, with protein sequence MEDSTYSLVEDAVPETERGSNVDTSLESQDTNTFISSSSASRFSEPGSQTERAGTHERTGQRHSAQTPALEGFSKSTSSPPSASSGHLQPVASGQEHADSLERDVLKGICNTPQRALSANHLHFQGKPDVCEEILDSDEEMCPEDMRVYYHDAVILYQELNKSDVEKFKQACKQVQLKGISEPVIALYDEILPDLAAMTLFDNLELALSNCEFVFLYITEEFCTDAWSIFSSYTSLNDAIHDPSRKWSVVPVFTAHKHSTTYRIPKALKSFRGFNFFSEDKCDFTSLTKMLESRLSQRLKKQELKNQKRRQWIMDEKEKRENLDAERRHKMKKQHVRVQKKDSENNCPFELENQPDKIHRAINPTVQQNTAGVSTEEDAGNDTCATSPSQTPTETTNRSSEPPASATNLIDETAMQSPEDVSKMKDVVDDTNAKSQSQTPTETTDRCSEPPASATNLIDETAMQSPEDVSKMKDVVDDTNAKSQSQTPTETTDRCSEPPASATNLIDETAMQNHEDVSKTKDDENGTKATAGAVKQPDKSDQPRQTHVVTINRDNKDYDTIDALQRNATGPPQQSDSERELKDSSADGIVSLPAKKLIQKVKNEEGTTETNQQAPPRESTDLSLQTNRSALCVEKKESSAAEIIPHCSSRLNPKEGEEDGTAGIIQSLQPPGTADPPPQESVSSCVEESKPNVIGVILQDSAGVKLNQDEKEDNAHRTVAMFEFLPVVSSGIDDSASNVEPKGTDGVHTKHISSGASPVKGEVGCASAKSESSVPVVKIDPPAQLPSAQTCGKNKDVDDDQILHPAPADPNLIEGEIDNSAAMSWSTPPTEIKDHPPHPSDSCDIKKNPGGSATVQQKTAGVSPEKDAGDDACATSLSQPPTKTTDRSSEPHASPTLLLGENSDVSKTIGEVDDTNAKSQSESSIETTDCSLQPPVSATCVLDGTAQQISERVSKNKDDVDGSKATSGTLIQTENSDQPKQTHVATTDRGNTIYFTTEAFQRHLTGPQQPSDSATQGEGKDSSAHSSTYFSQEVNGGDDTRKTIQPPAPRDSTDPCVQETSSAIGLEGKESSAAEGISDFSTNLNPREEDEDCTGGIIQSLQLPGTADPPTQESASFCVEERRAPITGVITQESPDVRFKEDQKEDRIVTMTESHDTCATSQYQSLTETIDRSSQPPASATNLLDETSLQNLETVSKTKDDVDSTNSTSQSLSSTDRSSEPLASATLLVDEKSLQNPGDVSKTKDDVATIDPSPQLSSSQICVESKKEGVHTAVQMTADLCPKEGKGDNANAQSCSRQPINPKKTRHRHVGQSHLARTREEGISRHTEAVPRETFQQAYQQHTSVHPETARPVASTPPSQHYQPMYPDLPQSQQLGLRHPLSEYHRQPGHGAHSQQYFHQHGDSHPLQSLAKAVHSNDGLPCGKKRARHEKKCMPQQSAVHVHYHNVKIRQADFVNISQQTDVVEERTSFTRNRDDPSRMDQDQELSEDSDTNCKLLHDGPASADIPTYDFNLPPDITTDDFTLPPGEFLLQPNSEQEAGSPDKDLREDRLIRTDSAINEKRKKTSKKRRFCCFKL